From a region of the Danaus plexippus chromosome 22 unlocalized genomic scaffold, MEX_DaPlex mxdp_27, whole genome shotgun sequence genome:
- the LOC116773703 gene encoding uncharacterized protein LOC116773703, translating to MARVCMYLLFVLAAAGLSECRNADASNYNYDSAKPYGSAAYKGPNYAGDANYANDRAQAPGNNAAANQGYAPNPATSSGYNYANDRAAYSAPSAAGNSGNQANYEANKPVYKSSEQKPEYSSQYQQNSYEDSNKAANENPSAYSGYNSAGYTGYSNNENEDSRIGNPFSQYASYPAYSNNRYTSPYSSLYKYYGLGRSAENAENSATAYSESNAAGSAREGNNAEASNESNEDTRRYQNYPYYGYNGMYSSSGQSFGNYPNF from the coding sequence ATGGCGCGTGTTTGCATGTATTTGCTGTTTGTATTGGCCGCGGCCGGTCTCTCTGAGTGCCGTAACGCTGACGCCAGCAATTATAATTACGATAGCGCCAAACCCTACGGATCGGCTGCTTATAAGGGACCTAATTACGCTGGTGATGCCAACTACGCCAATGACAGAGCACAGGCTCCTGGTAATAACGCCGCAGCCAACCAAGGTTATGCTCCAAATCCAGCTACTTCGAGCGGTTACAACTATGCTAACGATAGAGCCGCTTACAGCGCTCCTTCTGCAGCTGGTAATTCAGGAAACCAAGCCAACTATGAAGCTAACAAACCAGTTTACAAGAGCTCTGAACAAAAGCCTGAATACAGCAGCCAATATCAACAGAACTCATATGAGGATAGCAATAAAGCCGCCAATGAAAATCCATCAGCTTACAGCGGCTACAACTCCGCCGGTTACACCGGATACAGCAACAACGAGAACGAGGACAGCCGCATAGGAAACCCGTTCAGCCAGTACGCGTCATACCCCGCTTACTCCAACAACCGCTACACATCGCCATACAGCAGTCTATACAAATACTACGGTTTAGGAAGAAGCGCTGAGAACGCTGAAAATTCAGCAACCGCTTACAGCGAAAGCAATGCGGCGGGATCAGCTCGTGAGGGTAATAACGCTGAGGCGTCCAACGAATCCAACGAAGACACCAGGAGGTACCAAAACTATCCATATTATGGTTACAATGGCATGTACTCCAGCTCCGGCCAAAGCTTTGGAAACTATCCCAACTTTTAG